TTCAGCGGCATGTTCACCGCCTACACCTACCTGGCCGATATCCTTGAGCGTCTGGCCGGATTCGACGGAACGGTCGTCGGCTGGTGCCTGATGGGTTTCGGCGCGGTTGGGCTGATCGGCAACTCGCTGGGCGGGCGCATGGTTGATCGCCATCCGCTGATCGCGTCGATGGTGTTCTGTGTCTTCATGATCGGCGGCATGGTGGCGCTGGTGCCGAGCATTCACTCGACACTCGGGTTGGCGGCGGCCTTGGGTATCTGGGGCGTGACTCAGGCGGCGTTGTTCCTGGTCAGCCATGTGCGCTTGATGAAAGCGGCACCCCAGGCACCGGCCTTTGCCGCGTCGCTGAACATCGCCGGGGGCAACCTGGGCATTGGCCTGGGCGCGCTGGTGGGGGGGAGGGTGATCGACACTCTGGGCCTGGGCAGCCTTGGCTTCGCCGCGGCAGGTTTTATCCTGGTGTCCGTCCTGCTGGCGCTGCTGCTGATGAAAACCAAGGCGGCGCCGGTCTGCGCCTGATCTCTTAAATGTGGGTAAAGAGTTCGCGACGGGCGCCTTCGGTAATCGCCACGATGCCGGGGTGCTTGACCTTGCGTTCCACTGAAATCGCGTAGAACGACTCCATGACAGCGTCGGTCTGGCCGATCAATTCCACGCCGTACTGGCGCCGCACTTCATCGGCGATCACGCTGGGGCCGATGAAAATCCCGCTGCCGGATTGGCCGAAGGCCTGCATCAGGGCGCTGTCATCGAATTCGCCGACGATGCGCGGCTGGATTTTCTGCTCGGCGAACCAGCGTTGCAGGCGACTGCGGACCACGGTTTCCTGACCGGGAATCAACAGTGGGGCGCCATGCAGGCAATAGGGGAAATCGCTACCGTGGCGTCGCGCAAGCTCGGCGGTGGCAAAAAAACTGATCCCGCATTCGCCGAGTTTCTGGCTGTAGCCTTTGATGTCCAAGTGCGAAGGCATCGGGCTGTCGGAGATCACCAGGTCCAGGCGCTGGATCGCCAGGTCGGCCAGCAGCCGTTCGAGTTTGTCCTCACGACAGGTGATGCGCAGCGGTTCGCTCAAGTCCATGGTCGGCGCGATCAGCCGATAGACAATGGACTTGGGCACCACATCGGCGACTCCTACCCGAAAGACGATCTGTTGCTCATTGGGCTGGGCCCGCAGCAATGCCTCCAGTTCGCCACCCAACTGAAACATCTGCTCGGCGTAGGGCAGGGTCTGGCGGCCGGCCTCGGTGAGTTCCAGCTGCCGGCCGACGCGGCGAAATAACTCGATGCCGTAGGTTTGTTCGAGCAGGCTGATTTGGCCGCTGATGGTTTGCGGTGTCAGGTTCAGTTGCTCACAGGCGCGCACGATGCTGCCGGTCTTGGCCACAACCCAGAAATAGTGCAGTTGTCGATAGTTGAGCATGGCGTTCGTCTATTCGTAAAAACCGAAGTATAACCGCTGAAAATACGAATTTTCCTGAAGTGTTGGTCTGCTTAGAATGTTTCGCTATGTGTGACGGAGTAAACCTGTGGGAGCGGGCTTGCCCGGGATGAATGCGCTACAAATTTCAAGTAGTGCACGTCATCGTTCTTCGCGGGCAAGGCCGCTCCCATAAAGCCATCGCTAACTGATCTCCGATCTGACGAGGAAAGTATGAATTCATTTAAATCCCTGGCCGGCGCATCCTTGCTGGCTATCTCCGCTCTGTTGCTGACCGGCTGCGACCAGGCAGAAAAGAGCGCCCAGCAGTTAATGGGTAAAGCCGCCGAATCCGCCAAGCAGGCGATTGACGATACTCACAAAGCCGCGGAGCAGGCCTTGAGCGACGCCACCGGCAACATCATCGGCAAAAAAGAAAGCGACGCTGATGACGAGAAAGCAGACAGTTCTTCGCAAGAAATCTAATCGCCCAACACCGAGTCAGGACTGACCCATGGATTACCTGTTACAGCTTGCTGCAAGCCCCACCGCCTGGGTCGCCCTGGCGACCTTGATCGTCATGGAAATCGTGCTGGGTATCGATAACCTGATCTTTATTTCGATCCTCACCAACAAACTGCCTGAACAGCACCGTGCCAAAGCACGGCGGATCGGCATCAGCATGGCGCTAATATTGCGTTTGGGCCTGCTGAGCACCATCGCCTTTATCGTGCAACTGACGGCGCCGGTGTTTGAAGTGTTCGGTCACGCGTTCTCGTGGAAGGACATGATCCTGATCGCCGGTGGTCTGTTCCTGTTGTGGAAGGCCACGACCGAAATTCACCACAGCATGGACCCGTCGCCCGAGGATCCGACCTCGAAAACCTCGACCGTTACCCTGGGCTTTGCCGCCGCTATCGGGCAGATCCTGATGCTCGACCTGGTGTTCTCCATCGACAGCATCATTACAGCTGTGGGCATGACCGAGCACTTGCCGATCATGATCATCGCGGTGCTCGTGTCGGTGCTGGTGATGTTGTTGGCGGCTGAACCCTTGGCCAAGTTCATCAATGACAACCCGACCGTGGTGATGCTGGCCCTGGGCTTCCTGATCATGATCGGCATGACGTTGATTGCCGAAGGTTTCGGTGCTCACGTGCCTAAAGGCTACGTCTATGCGGCCATGGCCTTCTCGGCAGCGATCGAAGTGTTGAACATGCTGTCGCGTCGGGCCCGGCAGAAGCGGGCGCTTGAACAGGCCTAATCACTGAAGGGGGCAAACAGGACGGTCGTCTGCATCGAAAGGTGCAGGCGACCGTTTTGCGTTGGGGCTAATGAACCGAAGCGTGGGGTGGGGCAGGCTCTTCGCTGGCGGCCGGAGGCTCGGGCGTGCGGTACGCCGGATGGTGCCGCCGGGTGATACGCATCACTCCCCACAGCATCGCCGCGGCAACGGCTAGCCATCCCGCTATCAGCATCACGATAATCGTCGTCAGGCTCATTAATGCCTCCTCTTTGCCCTGTGTCGGGCACACACTTCTCGCAGGTCTCAGTCTAGCTGCTGGACGGTGACAGACTATTGACCAATAGTCGTGAGTCACCAATGAGTTTGCTCTATCAGCGTCAGACAACTGCCGTTTCAGGCTATAGCGCTGCTATCATCCTGCCCAAGCCGGGACGCTGAACGCCTGGAACCTGGACAAGTGAGTGATATGTTGCC
This region of Pseudomonas fluorescens genomic DNA includes:
- a CDS encoding TerC family protein is translated as MDYLLQLAASPTAWVALATLIVMEIVLGIDNLIFISILTNKLPEQHRAKARRIGISMALILRLGLLSTIAFIVQLTAPVFEVFGHAFSWKDMILIAGGLFLLWKATTEIHHSMDPSPEDPTSKTSTVTLGFAAAIGQILMLDLVFSIDSIITAVGMTEHLPIMIIAVLVSVLVMLLAAEPLAKFINDNPTVVMLALGFLIMIGMTLIAEGFGAHVPKGYVYAAMAFSAAIEVLNMLSRRARQKRALEQA
- the nhaR gene encoding transcriptional activator NhaR, with the protein product MLNYRQLHYFWVVAKTGSIVRACEQLNLTPQTISGQISLLEQTYGIELFRRVGRQLELTEAGRQTLPYAEQMFQLGGELEALLRAQPNEQQIVFRVGVADVVPKSIVYRLIAPTMDLSEPLRITCREDKLERLLADLAIQRLDLVISDSPMPSHLDIKGYSQKLGECGISFFATAELARRHGSDFPYCLHGAPLLIPGQETVVRSRLQRWFAEQKIQPRIVGEFDDSALMQAFGQSGSGIFIGPSVIADEVRRQYGVELIGQTDAVMESFYAISVERKVKHPGIVAITEGARRELFTHI